GCGCCCGAAGACGTGCTTGCATCGTCTCATTTTTTCCTCGAACGTCTCCTCGTTGACGAAATGGCGAACGCCTTGCAGCACCATCCCCTGCCGGGAGCACGCAATCTGTGCATAGCTGGCGGCTGTGGACTCAATATCAAATGGAACAGTGCGCTGCGCGAGACAGGCCTGTTCGATTCGGTTTGGGTACCGCCCTTTCCTAATGACAGCGGCTCTGCGATTGGTGCAGCCTGCTGTGAAATAGTGGCCCAGCAAGGGTTCGTGCCATTAGACTGGTCAGTCTACAGCGGCCCGAGCCTGCAAGCAGGCAAAGTACCAGCTGGGTGGCATGCTAGCCCGTGCAGCATCTCGGAAGTGGCCGCCATCCTCGCCAGCAACAAACCCGTGGTTTTCCTTTCCGGGCGCAGCGAGCTTGGACCACGGGCACTGGGAGGAAGAAGCATTCTGGCGGCTGCGACCTCGCCGGAAATGAAAGATCATCTTAACGAAATCAAATTCCGCGAACACTTCCGGCCAGTTGCGCCAATATGTCTGGAGGACCGTGCACCGGATATATTTAGTCCAGGAACGCCCGATCCATACATGTTGTTCGATCACCAGACGAAGATGCCGTGGCAGGACAAAGTTCCTGCAGTTGTACATCTTGACGGATCTGCGCGGCTGCAAACCATTTCCAGGAACTCTCAGCATAAGGTCGCCGAGGTACTTGTCGAATATGAAAAGCTCACGGGCATTCCGTTGCTTTGCAACACAAGTGCCAATTACCATGGGCGTGGCTTCTTCCCAAGTGCAGCCGCAGCCTGCGAGTGGGGCCGCGTTGAACACGTATGGTGCGACGGCATGCTATACAGGAAACCGTCCGCAACCGCGTGATCCTATCGGGCGCGGGCTTCGCGCAAGATACGTGTATGTCAACGCATAAGGTTGCTGCCCCACGGCGAAAGGTCACTCTTCCACTGGGGAGCAGCGAACTCCTGGATCGAATGTACAAGTTGAACTTCCGTTCGCCGTTTTCGATCTAACCAAAGGCTCGTATATCATTGCGCAGGGCAGTTCCCATGAGCGCCCTTGGTACGAGCAGGCCTATGACAGTGGCTGGGGCGGTAAAAGGCTTGCCCGCGGTGCGCCGCTCCGCTTACAACCGAGATTGCAGCTCAAGCGCATTCCTCAGCCAGTCACAGGATAAATACGAACCCGTGAGCGACCGTTCTCTTCCAGCAACTCGGCCCTATAAGGCACGCCGCGGATGTTGATATATGTCGGGCGCCCGGCTTCCGGCATGAGGCGCTCGCTCTCTAGTGCACGGTCAAGGTAAGGTGGAAGCTTGCCTTGGACCGAACTGGTTTGGCAGTAGATTGATATCTTCCAGTACGTCGATCACGACATTCTAGGCTGGTTCGGAGCCGTGGCGCCAATTCTCGCCAATGATAGGTCCGATATCCGGAAGCTCCTGAGGGGTCCCCGACGGCCTGATGAGCGACGGCGGTCTGGCGGAGGTGTCAATCAGCACTGAACTTGACCCTTATTGGAGTGCGCCCTTGGGTGGACAGTCCGGGATGACGAATTGACCGGCCTACCAGGTTTTCGGAAAAATCCCCCGAGCTTGTTGACCAAATTGCCGCTGACGGCGCGGCTCTTCATACGCAGACGCGCGGTTCTTCCACAAAGCAAGGCTGGGTGTCGACAATCCCGAGTCAACCCTATAGCGCGAACTCCCTGAAGTGCCGGATCCGACCGCGCCCGACGTCGTCCAACGCCGTTTCGCGGTTGCGACACACAGTGCCACTTCTCCTACAACGGCCTCCCAATGACCCCGAAAAAACCGGGCTGGCACAGCTCTTGCCCACACAGACTGGCACAGCATTTGCTGAGAAGGGTGCGAAGCGATTGATTTTAAACGCTTCCAATACGTTTATCGAGGCTTTCGAAGAGGCAAACCATGCTCACTACATTTCTGAACAGCTTGATGATGGCGATGACTATGGTCACCATGACGGCTCCCGCCCAGCCCCAGATGACCACCGTCGCCACGGCGATTGATTCCAACCCCAACAAAGCTTCCAAGGACGCCTCCGATCCTCGCGCCTATCTGAACGAGATCGACGGCGACAAGGCGATGACCTGGGTCGAGGCGCATAACCTTTCGACCGTCGATAAGCTGTCGAAAGATCCGCGTTACAGCGAGTACCAGGCCGACGCTCTGACGATCCTACAGGCGACCGACCGCATTGCTTCGCCCAGCTTCGCGCGCGACGGGATGATCGACAACTTCTGGCAGGACGGCACGCACGTGCAGGGCCTATGGCGGCGCACGACCTGGGAGTCCTACAGGTCCGGCAACCCGCAATGGCGCACAATTCTCGACGTCGATGCGCTATCCAAGGCCGAGGGCAAGACCTGGGTATTCGAAGGCGGGGACTGCCTGCCGCCCACGAGCAATCTCTGCCTCATCCGCCTGTCCGATGGCGGCAAGGATGCGGATGTGGTCCGCGAATTCGACATTGCCAAGGGTGAATTCGTTAAGGAAGGCTTCGTCCTACCCGAAGGCAAGCAGTCCGTGACCTGGGTGGACGAGAACACCATCTACGTGACCCGGGAATGGACGCCGGGTGAAGTGACCTCTTCCGGCTATGCCTACGTCACCAAGGTGGTAAAGCGCGGCCAGAGCTTGGATCAGGCGGTCGAGATTTTCCGCGGCCAAAAGAAGGACGTCTCGGCTGAGCGCGGCGTGCTACGCGACATCGATGGCAAGTATGTTATGGACACCTCGTATCGCGGCCTCGACTTCTTCAATACCGAACTAGCCTTTTACCCAAACGGCCACCCCGATACGCGCAAGGTGGTCCTGCCCCTACCGACCACGGCCGTCTTTAGCGGCTACTACAAGGGCCAGGCAATCTATTGGTTGAAGTCGGACTGGACCTCGGCCAAAGGCACCGTCTTCCACAATG
The window above is part of the Sinorhizobium fredii NGR234 genome. Proteins encoded here:
- the nodU gene encoding nodulation protein NodU, with translation MRVCGIKLTHDGAIAVVEDGRLVFCTEQEKRNNNSRYQEINNLDAVVAALAENGVNARDVDQFVIDGWDGEAESQFKVLSGETPVILRGAPYVERHAEGLLDWIGGSGLTLGDRVFSYRSYPHVTSHVASAYCTSPFAKSGDPALCLVWDGCIFPRLYHVEGKRASFVKSLFPVTGQAYAAAGHYFGPYKQTSRGGWDLGVAGKLMAFIALGSVHERIVAVFQKLYQEHFAGDTALACAFRANINNSESSLAAVHDFFAASALQLGAEAPEDVLASSHFFLERLLVDEMANALQHHPLPGARNLCIAGGCGLNIKWNSALRETGLFDSVWVPPFPNDSGSAIGAACCEIVAQQGFVPLDWSVYSGPSLQAGKVPAGWHASPCSISEVAAILASNKPVVFLSGRSELGPRALGGRSILAAATSPEMKDHLNEIKFREHFRPVAPICLEDRAPDIFSPGTPDPYMLFDHQTKMPWQDKVPAVVHLDGSARLQTISRNSQHKVAEVLVEYEKLTGIPLLCNTSANYHGRGFFPSAAAACEWGRVEHVWCDGMLYRKPSATA